In Papaver somniferum cultivar HN1 chromosome 1, ASM357369v1, whole genome shotgun sequence, a genomic segment contains:
- the LOC113322648 gene encoding uncharacterized protein LOC113322648, translating to MAALGNIASLRLFSSSKSSTTKSRRATTVSSPRPRISCTVAWDPEGILGPPQTGHFARKDFQSKLEKDSDAREAYERQVREEIERRQAARQARVVPDSIEQLVEYFLDTEARELEFEIARLRPRLNKEFFAHLKFELGQLRFAVSRTQAMEDRLVELEAMEKVLMEGTEAYDKLQAEMITTKNSLGKILRSTDVKATLLEMVEANEINKSLLALLDENIATAHLSDQKEAAFFMERVRAALLKYITA from the exons ATGGCTGCTCTTGGTAATATCGCAAGTCTGAGACTCttctcttcatcaaaatcatcaaccacaaaatcaagaAGAGCCACCACCGTTTCCAGTCCTAGACCAAGAATTTCTTGCACTGTGGCATGGGATCCAGAGGGAATTCTCGGTCCTCCACAAACAGGTCATTTTGCTAGAAAAGATTTCCAGTCGAAACTTGAGAAAGATTCCGATGCTCGTGAAGCTTACGAACGTCAAGTTCGCGAAGAAATTGAACGGCGTCAGGCTGCTCGTCAG GCTCGTGTAGTTCCGGACAGCATCGAACAATTGGTTGAGTATTTCCTGGATACAGAAGCTAGAGAACTTGAATTTGAGATTGCAAGACTAAGGCCTCGGCTAAACAAAGAGTTTTTTGCTCATCTGAAGTTTGAGCTTGGTCAGTTGCGGTTTGCTGTTTCGAGGACTCAAGCTATGGAAGATAGACTAGTTGAGCTAGAAGCAATGGAGAAAGTTCTAATGGAAGGTACGGAAGCTTATGACAAATTGCAAGCAGAAATGATTACCACAAAAAATTCACTAGGAAAAATATTGAGATCCACTGACGTAAAGGCAACTTTGTTAGAGATGGTTGAAGCTAATGAGATTAATAAATCTTTATTAGCACTTCTTGATGAGAATATTGCTACTGCACATCTAAGTGACCAGAAAGAAGCTGCATTTTTCATGGAGAGAGTTCGTGCTGCGCTTCTCAAGTACATAACTGCTTAG